In Fibrobacter sp., one genomic interval encodes:
- a CDS encoding ABC transporter permease: MLHVFRHEIRLIFRDPRFWVPFIIPPVILAASQAIAVSRYGGQIMQGMEGYMMLLLGCLMAPMGSPLAGDSFAGERERNSLELLQLSPIAPSKLFWGKLLAVVPFPLVFALLAQLGYWISHPEISRTEALASILGAVSATLLTTSFSLLLSLRVKTVRAATHLSLFVVVPLLLLVQLFHEVFLGGLFIPAVTVIVCLVLSALTAVLSMRKFVSM, translated from the coding sequence ATGCTTCACGTTTTTAGACACGAAATCCGCTTGATTTTCAGGGACCCGCGATTCTGGGTTCCGTTCATCATTCCGCCGGTGATTCTCGCGGCGAGCCAGGCGATTGCGGTTTCGCGTTACGGCGGGCAGATTATGCAGGGCATGGAAGGCTACATGATGCTCCTGCTCGGTTGCCTCATGGCCCCGATGGGTTCCCCTCTTGCGGGCGATTCCTTTGCGGGTGAACGCGAGCGCAATTCCCTCGAACTCTTGCAGCTTTCCCCGATAGCCCCTTCGAAACTGTTCTGGGGCAAGCTCCTGGCGGTGGTGCCGTTCCCGCTCGTATTCGCGCTTCTGGCGCAACTCGGTTACTGGATCTCGCATCCCGAAATTTCGCGGACGGAAGCGCTTGCTTCCATCTTGGGGGCCGTTTCCGCGACGCTTCTTACGACCTCGTTCTCGCTGCTGCTTTCGCTTCGAGTAAAGACGGTACGCGCGGCGACGCACCTTTCGCTGTTCGTCGTGGTTCCGCTCCTTTTGCTGGTGCAGCTTTTCCATGAGGTGTTCTTGGGCGGGCTTTTCATTCCCGCGGTTACCGTAATCGTTTGCCTTGTTCTGAGCGCGCTTACGGCAGTCTTAAGCATGCGCAAGTTCGTGAGCATGTAA